One segment of Mastomys coucha isolate ucsf_1 unplaced genomic scaffold, UCSF_Mcou_1 pScaffold23, whole genome shotgun sequence DNA contains the following:
- the LOC116072396 gene encoding olfactory receptor 7G2-like — MNNMEKSNQTAFSGFLLLGLTENPKLQPILVSLFFSIYLVTILGNLLIILISISDSHLHTPMYLFLSNLSLNDICLSTSTVPKMLVNIQENSQSITYKGCLTQMSFVLIFGGMENCLLAVMAYDRYIAICHPLRYTIIMEPCFCVLLILLSLLISVVDSLMHSLMVLRLSFCTYIEISNFFCELPQILKLACSDTLIDNILIYLSSCIFIGIPISGIVFSYIHIISSILRMSSSEGKHKDFTTCGSHLSVVSLFYGTGFGVYITSIIMDSSRKTAVASVMYSVVPQMLNPFIYSLRNRDVKEAVRKFFSRMASLL, encoded by the coding sequence ATGAACAACATGGAAAAGAGTAACCAAACAGCTTTTTCAGGATTCCTTCTTCTGGGACTGACAGAAAACCCAAAACTGCAGCCTATCTTGGTCAGTTTGTTCTTTTCTATATATCTTGTCACCATCCTGGGAAACCTTCTTATAATCTTGATTTCCATCTCTGACTCTCATCTTCATACCCCTATGTACTTATTTCTCTCCAATTTATCCTTAAATGACATCTGTTTAAGCACAAGCACAGTCCCAAAGATGCTggtgaacatacaagaaaataGTCAAAGCATCACATACAAAGGCTGCCTCACTCAAATgagctttgttttaatttttggtggCATGGAGAACTGCCTCCTTGCAGTAATGGCTTATGACCGCTATATTGCTATTTGTCACCCCCTGAGGTACACAATCATCATGGAACCCTGTTTTTGTGTCCTACTGATTCTATTGTCCCTGCTCATTAGTGTTGTGGATTCTTTGATGCACAGCCTTATGGTGCTCCGACTGTCATTCTGCACATATATAGAAATATCAAATTTCTTCTGTGAACTTCCTCAGATCCTTAAGTTGGCTTGTTCTGATACTCTCATTGATAACATATTGATCTATCTTTCCTCATGCATATTTATTGGTATTCCTATCTCTGGAATAGTTTTTTCTTATATTCACATAATATCTTCTATTTTGAGAATGTCATCATCAGAAGGAAAGCACAAAGACTTTACTACCTGTGGGTCTCACTTGTCAGTTGTGTCCTTGTTCTATGGGACAGGTTTTGGGGTATATATTACATCTATTATTATGGATTCATCCAGGAAGACTGCAGTGGCTTCAGTGATGTATTCTGTTGTGCCTCAGATGCTGAACCCTTTTATCTATAGTCTGAGGAACAGGGATGTGAAAGAAGCTGTGAGGAAATTCTTCAGTCGTATGGCTTCTCTTCTATGA